A genomic stretch from Silurus meridionalis isolate SWU-2019-XX chromosome 1, ASM1480568v1, whole genome shotgun sequence includes:
- the eya2 gene encoding eyes absent homolog 2, translating to MAAYGQTQYSPAIQPAGPYTPYTHHTQGYSVPPYNIKTEDGLSHSPGQSSLLGYTSNFSGTPSSQALYSYSTHGASIPSGIFQGTNAITGSTPFSPTQQDFTAYSTYGQSQYSPYYNTHYNNPYLTSSNISPSAIGTAIPYQHTEHPAVTTSHSPESHPGEYHAPPSPPTPGKEQEGGPARRGSDGKLRGRKRANDPVPPLDSEIERVFIWDLDETIIIFHSLLTGSFSTRFGKDSAKAVSLGLWMEEMIFNLADSRLFFNDLEECDQVHIDDVASDDNGQDLSTYNFGTDGFQSPAGGGALCLGSGVHGGVDWMRKLAFRYRRVKEIYNTFKNNVGGLLGSPKREEWLQLRREMEVLTDLWLTQALKALALINSRPNCVNVMVTTTQLIPALSKVLLYGLGGAFPIENIYSATKTGKESCFERVTQRFGRRAVYVVIGDGVEEETVAKKKNMPFWRVTCRADLEALSHALELDYL from the exons ATGGCTGCTTATGGACAGACGCAGTACAGCCCTGCTATCCAGCCTGCAGGCCCGTACACACCCTACACACATCACACCCAGGGCTACAGTGTGCCACCCTACA ATATTAAAACAGAAGATGGCTTGAGTCATTCACCAGGACAAAGCAGTTTGCTTGGCTACACGTCCAACTTCAGTGGAACACCTTCCAGCCAAGCTCTTTACAGTTACTCTACACATG GTGCCAGTATTCCATCTGGAATTTTCCAGGGAACGAATGCCATCACAGGCTCAACGCCATTTAGTCCTACACAGCAG GATTTCACAGCGTATTCCACTTATGGCCAAAGCCAGTACTCACCGtactataatacacactacaacaACCCCTACCTCACAAGCAGTAATATCAGCCCATCAGCCATTGGCACAGCGATCCCCTATCAGCATACAGAACATCCTGCTGTAACAACCAGTCACAGCCCAGAGTCCCACCCAG GGGAGTATCATGCCCCCCCTAGCCCCCCAACCCCAGGAAAGGAGCAGGAAGGAGGTCCAGCCAGACGTGGCTCGGATGGAAAACTGCGGGGAAGGAAGAGGGCCAATGACCCCGTACCCCCACTGGACTCTGAAATCGAG AGAGTGTTTATTTGGGACCTGGATGAAACCATCATTATTTTCCACTCGCTTCTCACAGGCtctttttccacacgcttcggCAAG GACTCAGCCAAAGCTGTATCTTTGGGGTTGTGGATGGAGGAGATGATCTTCAACTTGGCAGACTCTCGACTCTTCTTCAATGACCTTGAG GAATGCGACCAAGTTCATATCGATGATGTGGCCTCAGATGACAACGGACAGGACTTGAG CACATATAACTTTGGAACAGACGGCTTCCAAAGTCCAGCAGGAGGTGGTGCTCTGTGTTTAGGCTCAGGGGTCCACGGTGGCGTCGACTGGATGAGGAAGCTGGCCTTCCGCTACCGACGAGTAAAAGAGATCTATAACACTTTCAAGAACAATGTAGGAG GTTTGCTGGGGAGTCCAAAGCGTGAGGAATGGCTTCAGCTGAGGCGAGAAATGGAGGTTCTGACTGATCTGTGGCTTACGCAGGCTCTAAAGGCTCTAGCTCTTATTAACTCCAG GCCaaactgtgtgaatgtgatggtcacCACCACTCAGCTAATCCCAGCACTTTCCAAAGTGCTGCTCTATGGTCTGGGAGGAGCTTTTCCCATCGAAAACATTTACAGTGCTACCAAAACTG GTAAAGAGAGCTGTTTCGAGAGAGTGACTCAGAGGTTCGGGAGGCGAGCTGTGTACGTGGTAATCGGagatggagtggaagaggaaactgtggcaaagaaa AAAAACATGCCATTCTGGAGGGTAACATGCAGAGCAGACCTGGAGGCACTGAGTCATGCACTAGAGCTGGACTACCTCTAG